The nucleotide window CCCGCGGCCACCAGCTGTTAAATGTATCAAAGAATGTTACACCACGTATGTGCTTTTAATATCCAGTCAACACGTAAACAAAATGAGAAACGATATAAACGTTAACAGCTAGTTGGCTGACGAGGGGATGAAAGAGGGCGGCCCTCGTCTCGAATGTGCTTATTCTGCGCGGTGGGTCGACTCAGGCTCAGCCTCCCCCGGGTCAGCAGTGTCTTCCCCTCAGTTGATCCGCACCACCAGTACGGCAGCAGATCCTGGCAGCGGAGAACGAGAGGGCCCTCGCCGATCCAACCAGCGTCCCGGCTGTGGCTCCGTCAGGACGACTGCATCAGGCCCGTGAGCCGCTTCCCCGTCAGCGACTTGCCCTGCGAGGTCGaccgaaaaaaaacacaacacacgcgTGACTGGGCACGGTGACCATTTCGCGTGACGTGGCGTGTTATCTTGTTTCCCCCCCCTGCGACATGTGATGAGACGTGATGTGACTCGTTGCAAAAGCCTCTGACGGCGAGCCGGCCGGTGTGGTTTGTAAATCGAGCAGCCGAAGACTTAAGACTTACCACGCTGCGGGTGAACTTCTCCAGGGAGGTGCGGCGGCCCTGTTCAGTGTCTGCTGGATGCTGTTTttggggaagggaggggggtgtttggATCAGGTACGAGTgttgaggggagggagggggatgaGTTAGTTAGTGAGGAAGCATCGCAAAAAAtgggtggagtgggggggggggggggggggggcagcgacgGGCCGGGCAGGAGGAGCAGATTAATAGCACGAGCTGCTGTGATTCAATGAAAAGCTCCTTAGTAGCGATGTTAGCGTCGAGCTGTCCCACTCACACTATACAACAAATATACAcaagaaaaactattcacagcaTGACTGTTGCCCCTCTTTTCTACAGCGGTTTGTCTGTGTTCATAACGTGACGTAATTTTACATACTTATGTACATTCAGTAGTTACCGTGCACCTGCATCTTGGGCGCGCTTGTTTTGCCTCTTAAGGACTTAAGGACAAGATCATCTTGCTAAGAACTGTTAAAGACAATGAAATGGGCCTGTGATACAACCTGTGTTGTATCACAGTGCGATCAGATTCACATGGATATTTCATAAGGAACTAAAAGCAACAATAAGACAGAACATTTGGTGGTGAAATGGGagcaggttgggggggggggtcagggctcACCTTCTTTCTGGCTAACAGGAGGTCTTGGTAGGCGTTGGATCGCAAGAAGCGCGCATAGCTGTCACTTTTCATCAGCTTGAATATGTGCTCCTGCGACGGAAAGAACAAAACCGTGAGTGAACGTTGGGAAGCAAAGGAGGTCGCATCATGCTAATTCCACGCGTGCACACATTCAGCCGGTCGGCGCGCACCGTCCtccacgccacacacacacacacacacacacacacacacacaccgccgacTCCACTCTGAACCAGAGGAATTCATGACGGGCCGACCGGACCACCCATTCATGGCCGTTATTCGCCTTGTTAGGCCctggcacaaacacactcaagtcattctctctccttctgcccccccccctcattcattcatccacctTTGTATCACAAGAGGGGTCGAAGGGTTCAGTGTCTCCTtgggagactgtgtgtgtgtgtgtgtgtgggatgtaCTGCATGGAAAAACATCTTTTCAATTAGAAAGTAGAGCTCCAAACACATGCAGTCATGTACGCGCGTGCCGTCATGCGTGACGCCGTCCACCTGGGCGTCCTCGTAGCTGTATCTGCCGGGGTCCCTGAGGTTCTGGCTGGTGCGCTCGAAGCTGTGCGAGTCCAGGTTGATGGAGCTCGGCGCGCCGTCGGCCAGGAACTCCTGCCAGATCTCCTGCGCGCGGGCGGACACGTCCTGCAGGGGGCGCCGCTTCAGATCCTGCACCGCTAACCAGAACCTACAACAGCGCCGCCGGATGTTTATTAAACACAGTATATATAATATGCAGCAAACATAATGTTTATACGCAATGCTGTTGGATGCAAAttgtgtggagcagaagaaaagaagttATAAAAAGCTTCGTATCTATGAAGGAACGTGGCACAAATGTCCTGTGAAGCAACCATGTGATCCATTGTCAATATAAATAACGGTGACAGACACTTGTCACCCTCACCTCAGGTTCTCTGAGCTGAACTCGGACTCGAGGAACTTCAGGAACTGGTCTCGTCCCGCCGGATCCTTCAGCGCCTCCTCCAGAGAGAAGCCCCACTTCTTCACGCGCTGCTGGCTGGGGTCTCGACTGCCCACAAGGAAAACCGATTAGAGAGAACGGGGCAAAGCGGAGGTGCGCTGGTGAACTCCCAGCGTGCCGACGCGGCTCACCTGGCCTCCAAGTCCCAGAAGGAAGCGTCGTCGCTGACCCAGGGGTTGGAGGGCTCGGGGGCCGACACGAAGGGGTCGTACTCCATGAACTGCTCCGTGTAGCTCATCAGACTGTCGGCCACTTTGGAAACCTTCATGCAGTGTCTGTCCAGCTGGATGTTCAAGAAGGTGATCTGACAGAGTAGAGGGGGGGATAATGAGGAAGCTAAAGGAGGTAACGGCTCATCAGTCTGCGTCGCCGGCTGTCGCTGTGACGGATGGGCGAGGCGGCCTGCTGGTAATGACccacggggggaggagggagacctTACCTCCTTCTGAACGTCCTCTCTGGTGGCCTTCCTCGCCGGCTGGGAGCTGACGTGGACGGGGCTCGGCTGGCTCTGGCCGTCGTCTGTGACCCCGTAGACCGACTGGAGAGGACCAGAGACGCGTTTGGTACCGTGACGGATCAGCGAACGCGTTGCAGCGGGATCTCGGTGGCGTCATCGTTAAAACGTAGTTTTAAACGCAGCAATTTGGGGCCCTCGTTTACATTTACTCACAGATCACACTTATAAGGATGGGAAGAATCCTAAAGGCTCTCCTTCTATTTCTTTGACACATATGCTTGTCCGGCCCccgtaaatataaaaaaaatctaatctgagacatttaaacaaacataaacaaactgGTGCTCTTGTCATTAGGAAAGGTTTAGTAAAATAAAGCTGCACTACGGTTCGAAAGGCCGTCGTCGCTTCCTCccctcacctttttcacccggtGGGGGTTCCGTTCTCTCCGGCACTTGCGGATGTCCATCTCCGTGGTGTTGACACAGCCCGGCTGGGGGAGGCACAACACGTTCCCAGTTCAGATGACGGCGGATCGTCTCCGCCCACAATAAAAGGACGTTTTTATTCAGCGACGGCACACTGATCGCTGCTTTTTTAGCTTGAAATGCTGA belongs to Gasterosteus aculeatus chromosome 15, fGasAcu3.hap1.1, whole genome shotgun sequence and includes:
- the LOC120832552 gene encoding regulator of G-protein signaling 6 isoform X4 encodes the protein MAEGSRDQAGVGATDSEEDSPNMIVYRKIEGIVTRIQDEKAGGVAIRTVKSFLSKIPSVVSGADIVQWLMKNLSIEDPAEAIHLGSLVAAHGYIFPISDHVLTLKDDGTLYRFQSPYFWPSNCWEPENTDYAIYLCKRTMQNKARLELADYEAENLARLQRAFARKWEFIFMQAEAQVKIDRKKDKADRKILDSQERAFWDVHRPVPGCVNTTEMDIRKCRRERNPHRVKKSVYGVTDDGQSQPSPVHVSSQPARKATREDVQKEITFLNIQLDRHCMKVSKVADSLMSYTEQFMEYDPFVSAPEPSNPWVSDDASFWDLEASRDPSQQRVKKWGFSLEEALKDPAGRDQFLKFLESEFSSENLRFWLAVQDLKRRPLQDVSARAQEIWQEFLADGAPSSINLDSHSFERTSQNLRDPGRYSYEDAQEHIFKLMKSDSYARFLRSNAYQDLLLARKKGKSLTGKRLTGLMQSS
- the LOC120832552 gene encoding regulator of G-protein signaling 6 isoform X2: MAEGSRDQAGVGATDSEEDSPNMIVYRKIEGIVTRIQDEKAGGVAIRTVKSFLSKIPSVVSGADIVQWLMKNLSIEDPAEAIHLGSLVAAHGYIFPISDHVLTLKDDGTLYRFQSPYFWPSNCWEPENTDYAIYLCKRTMQNKARLELADYEAENLARLQRAFARKWEFIFMQAEAQVKIDRKKDKADRKILDSQERAFWDVHRPVPGCVNTTEMDIRKCRRERNPHRVKKSVYGVTDDGQSQPSPVHVSSQPARKATREDVQKEITFLNIQLDRHCMKVSKVADSLMSYTEQFMEYDPFVSAPEPSNPWVSDDASFWDLEASRDPSQQRVKKWGFSLEEALKDPAGRDQFLKFLESEFSSENLRFWLAVQDLKRRPLQDVSARAQEIWQEFLADGAPSSINLDSHSFERTSQNLRDPGRYSYEDAQEHIFKLMKSDSYARFLRSNAYQDLLLARKKHPADTEQGRRTSLEKFTRSVGKSLTGKRLTGLMQSS
- the LOC120832552 gene encoding regulator of G-protein signaling 6 isoform X3 → MAEGSRDQAGVGATDSEEDSPNMIVYRKIEGIVTRIQDEKAGGVAIRTVKSFLSKIPSVVSGADIVQWLMKNLSIEDPAEAIHLGSLVAAHGYIFPISDHVLTLKDDGTLYRFQSPYFWPSNCWEPENTDYAIYLCKRTMQNKARLELADYEAENLARLQRAFARKWEFIFMQAEAQVKIDRKKDKADRKILDSQERAFWDVHRPVPGCVNTTEMDIRKCRRERNPHRVKKSVYGVTDDGQSQPSPVHVSSQPARKATREDVQKEITFLNIQLDRHCMKVSKVADSLMSYTEQFMEYDPFVSAPEPSNPWVSDDASFWDLEASRDPSQQRVKKWGFSLEEALKDPAGRDQFLKFLESEFSSENLRFWLAVQDLKRRPLQDVSARAQEIWQEFLADGAPSSINLDSHSFERTSQNLRDPGRYSYEDAQVDGVTHDGTREHIFKLMKSDSYARFLRSNAYQDLLLARKKGKSLTGKRLTGLMQSS
- the LOC120832552 gene encoding regulator of G-protein signaling 6 isoform X1; translation: MAEGSRDQAGVGATDSEEDSPNMIVYRKIEGIVTRIQDEKAGGVAIRTVKSFLSKIPSVVSGADIVQWLMKNLSIEDPAEAIHLGSLVAAHGYIFPISDHVLTLKDDGTLYRFQSPYFWPSNCWEPENTDYAIYLCKRTMQNKARLELADYEAENLARLQRAFARKWEFIFMQAEAQVKIDRKKDKADRKILDSQERAFWDVHRPVPGCVNTTEMDIRKCRRERNPHRVKKSVYGVTDDGQSQPSPVHVSSQPARKATREDVQKEITFLNIQLDRHCMKVSKVADSLMSYTEQFMEYDPFVSAPEPSNPWVSDDASFWDLEASRDPSQQRVKKWGFSLEEALKDPAGRDQFLKFLESEFSSENLRFWLAVQDLKRRPLQDVSARAQEIWQEFLADGAPSSINLDSHSFERTSQNLRDPGRYSYEDAQVDGVTHDGTREHIFKLMKSDSYARFLRSNAYQDLLLARKKHPADTEQGRRTSLEKFTRSVGKSLTGKRLTGLMQSS